A genomic region of Deltaproteobacteria bacterium contains the following coding sequences:
- a CDS encoding VOC family protein: MKIRGTSHIAIGVSNMERSLRFYRDLLGLKVTLNDPQENPGGMLAKVQGEQQPRTRHGVYLRWEDGPDATFIVLSEDHPVSGGAIKLNQVGIHHFAFWVDDLEATFEKVKAAGVPVVLPPTVAGTVAYGEPEGGKVMTTLFKDPDGIVIQLDQRVS; the protein is encoded by the coding sequence ATGAAAATCAGAGGAACTTCACACATCGCCATCGGTGTCAGCAACATGGAGCGGTCACTCCGCTTCTACCGCGATCTGTTAGGCTTGAAAGTGACGCTGAACGATCCGCAAGAAAACCCCGGCGGCATGCTGGCAAAAGTGCAAGGTGAACAGCAGCCGCGCACGCGCCATGGTGTCTACCTACGCTGGGAAGATGGTCCGGACGCGACATTCATCGTGCTGTCTGAAGATCATCCAGTTTCGGGTGGGGCAATCAAGTTGAATCAGGTCGGTATTCACCATTTCGCGTTCTGGGTGGACGATTTAGAGGCCACCTTCGAGAAAGTAAAAGCCGCCGGCGTGCCGGTCGTCCTCCCGCCAACAGTCGCGGGCACTGTCGCTTATGGCGAACCCGAAGGCGGGAAAGTCATGACGACGTTGTTCAAAGACCCGGATGGAATCGTCATTCAGTTGGATCAGCGAGTTTCTTAA